The window taataataattaattggaTAGGTGCCTGTtttcttaggtgtgattctacaaaatgTGGCCGCATAACTCCAAAGTatgcatgtttaggggtggagaagggcgccactaggcgtgattctttAGCGCTACATATGTTCTCTTGTTGTGAAGTGCCCAGAACttctgattgggcggtatataagaaataaaattattattattattattaaaaggacttaggtgcctataatgtaggccttttaaAATCCTTAAGTTAGGCGCAAACCAGTAATAGGTACCTATCTTTTTttgatgccatttacagaattttccccaCAGTGATTTTGTGGACATCGACATAGGGTCACTTTGGCATTTTTGATATGGTGTTGATTTATATGGATTAATTTTGATCAATATTTCAGACTCCCAAGGCAGGCCTTGCGGCCAAAATATGGATTGTTGAGTTGACATTTTACATTAATAAAGCCATCTGTTGGAACACCATAGACTGTATGTTTCTTCGTCTCCTTTGCTGTTTTGTTTATCTTTGGATCTACGGTGgatttgttttctgttttgggctaACTAGATAGGGCAGGCAAAAATTATGATGCCTTTGTGGTGACCCCTTAGTCACTGGCCACAATCTTCTTGCAGCTGGTCCTCCAGGTCAAGGTCAGAATTATATTTGGAAAATCTTCCTGCACATCTTTCTGTGCAGAAAGGTAGAATCTGCACTAGGTGAGCACAGCcccccaaatttatttatttatttatttagttcaaTCATTTGTTTACTTTCCCATGTTGTTTAAAGGAATGTTAtaacagcgggatatgtattGGCCCGCTCTCTCTCCCCCGCCCCACCCACACTTACACTCCCCTGCCAATAACCACACAACTCATGTATATGGATAaacagccgcagctctgtttattaaaaaACCATTACTTTAACATTTACATAACAAAAACAGTTTCCCGAGCTACACCTTATCCAATACCCATAATATTTGGCCCCCgatcctgccatgccagcaagggtctggggggtggcatgtcccaacatgcccctttaaccgtagtaccagaacccgggcacggctccctgccggccccccccgctcatctcctgatgagctgtACCATACCATAGCTCGGGATAACCGCAGACCGAAACTCTGCCACCTCCTAATCCAAACAAAAGAGGGCGGGAGGGTGGGCAGGaaaaagccgcctcggaggacccgGGAAGAGACcgggtcctccaaggtcccggctttatcGCCTCTCCCAGCGCTCCCCAACCAATCAGGAGGCAGCCCCGCAGCAGGAAATTTAAACCTGCCTATCCTATGCTGCCTCCTGTTCCCctacacctctcccccccccctcgcgcGGAGCGCTCGTCTCGATGGGAGGCAGCGCGGGCCCCCATCCCCGCGTtacagccgcccatcgagacgagctctcgggctctccttaacagcgggatatgtattGGCCCGCTCTCTCTCCCCCGCCCCACCCACACTTACACTCCCCTGCCAATAACCACACAACTCATGTATATGGATAaacagccgcagctctgtttattaaaaaACCATTACTTTAACATTTACATAACAAAAACAGTTTCCCGAGCTACACCTTATCCAATACCCATAATATTTGGCCCCCgatcctgccatgccagcaagggtctggggggtggcatgtcccaacatgcccctttaaccgtagtaccagaacccgggcacggctccctgccggcccccccccgctcatctcctgatgagctgtACCATACCATAGCTCGGGATAACCGCCACAAGGCCTGCAAAACAGGCCTCCACCCAAAACAGGAGCTGCGACTACACATCCGTGGCAACAAGGTGAGACTCGCAACAGGTGGCAAAGTCATCCAGCAGCAAGTCACACCCCACTGCCGACAAATGAACCCGATCCCGTGCATACAAACCCTCACAAGTTAAATCCACCCAAGAATGTTGGATCTGCAATCCCCCCATACCCTCTACCCATTTAGCCACCTGTCTATTGATTTTAATTAACCCTCGAGTCCATCTGCGCGACTCTAATCTGCGCAGGCGTGGAATGATATCCGACCATACCAGCCGCAAATGGGGAAACCAGTCCAGCACACAGCGAAGGTCATCCTTTATACGGTCAATGAGCTGTTTGACTGTCATGACGTCCACATCGTTGCCGCCTAGATGCACCAACAGGAGATCCGGCCTACGGGGATTAGAACGCTGGCGAGCCATCAGGGGAAGAAGCTGATGCCAGCGCATCCCCCGTTGCCCCCACCAGGAAACACGGACTCCCCGGTGCTCCAATCCCAAGTGACGGCCACCCGGGCGGATAAGTGCCCGCTCCCCCGCCCGATGTATAAAGGAGTGGCCCACGATCCACACAGAACAGGCCCGGGATACAGCGGCTGCAAAACAAAGAATACATTGAACTCCAGTCCCGACAATCACAGGAACTGTTAGTGACATAAGGTGCCCATGCCCATGCACTAATCCCAAAGCACTCCCCCCCCAGCCCAATGGAACCTAGACCCCTTCCGGCCTCCCGAGGCCCCCTGGCCGTATGTAGCCTCTGTAAGCCCCAGAAGACCAACGCCCTAGGCGCCGTATACCATCCGCAGATAATCCCGCAGCATGGGCACTGGTCGCAGCCCCAATCCGGAAGGAGTGAGTCCCATAACGAGAAGGCCGTTCACCACAGCTACCAAGGGCTAAGCGTAGAACTGCCAAAAACTGATAGCGCGTGAGTGAAGAGCCATCCTCATGTAAGAATAAGGGAGCTCCCCCCTGAACCCGTACCTGAAGGAAGTTACGCATCAACGTAACCGGACAGGACGTACTGCCCGGGATAGGATGCAGCACCAGAGAATGGCCTCTACCCGTTTGATCCGTTTTGGAACGCGCCAGAAAGACCCTCAATGTGGGACCAGAAAAACTAACATGCCTACGCAGTAACCCCTGCACAGCGCCACCGACAGACTGAGTCCCCAGCAACTCTCCCACCCGTAGCGCTCCGAAAAACGCCACCGAGAAAGCTGCCTGAAAAAGCCGCCCCTCAAAGGGGGAGCGTGTTATCGCAGGCAGTGCTGCTAGGAGACGGACCAGCAAGTCGTGTGTGATTGGCAAACGGCTATCCGGAGTACGCGGTACCAAGCGCCCCATGGCGGCCAGCATGCGACGCACTAAGAACCCCGACATAGGGCAAGCCCAACCAAAAGCTTTGCAGAAAAAGGCAAAGCCCGCAAGGCGCCCTGAAACCGAACCCCGGGAATCACCGGATCGGAAGGCGTGCAACACATAGTCCACCAATAACGCCTCCGTCACGGAACCCGAGACCCATCCTCTCGACTCCAAAAAGGCGGCCACCAGGCGAAAGCCGGCACAGTAATGATTCCACGTCGACGCAGCTACTGACATGCGGAGCATCTCCCAGACTTCTTCTTGACCAGGTCCCATAAACCTTCGGGCATCGGTGTACCTTCCCGACGTGCTTCCGGAGCAAGGAGTCGAAACTGTGAAAAACGAAAGCGAGACAATGCATCAGCTATAGAATTCCGTGACCCCGGGACATGACGCGCACGAATAAAAAGATTTAATTGCAAGCACCGCAACACCAATTCCCGAACCAACACATTGACCTCCAAACAACGCGCACTCAGCTTGTTCACCACCTCTACTACACCCTGATtgtcacaccaaaaaactatcCGCCTGTCTCGTAACCGTGCTGGCCACAGTTCACACGCCACCACTAAAGGAAACAGTTCTAACAGCGTAATGTTACGCGTAACACCCTGAACTTTCCAACTTTCCGGCCAACGCGCCGCACACCACTCGCCCTGACAATACAATCCAAATCCAAGACCTCCAGCAGCATCAGAAAACAGCTCGAGATCGAAATTAGCCACCTCTAAAGCCTGAATCCGAAGCGTGCCATTGAACCCACGCAAAAATGTATCCCACATACTCAAATCAGCGCGCACTCCTGCAGACAGCCTGATAAAATGCCTTTTGTCTCTAACACCCGAAGTCGCCACTGCCAATCGTCGCAGAAATGCTCTACCCATGGGAAGCACCCGGCAAGCGAAATTGAGGGACCCCAACAGAGACTGCACATGCTTCAGGGTCACCGAACGCGATTGTAGAACTAGGTGAATCAAAGCTAGCAGCTGACCGATTTTACCCTCAGGAAGCCGAGTAACCATAGCCTCCGTATCAATTTCAATGCCCAGGAAGGTAAGTATCTGCACTGGCCCTTCTGATTTGTCCACTGCCAAGGGAACTCCGAACTCCGCTGCCATAAGCTCAAAAACACGCTTCAAATGAGCACAATCATCGGAGGCCGGAGAACCCACGAACAGGAAATCATCTAAATAATGTACCACTGAGTCCATGCGGGCCCGCGAAACCGTAACCCAGTGGAGAAAAGAACTGAAAAGCTCGAAGTATGCGCACGAAATGGAGCAACCCATAGGCAAGCAACGATCAAAATAGTAAAACCCCTCAAAGCGGAAGCCCAATAACGGGTACGAATCAGGATGGACCGGCAAGAGGCGAAAAGCTGCCTCTATGTCAACCTTCGCCAGCAATGCCCCCCTACCTGCGCGCAACACCAGTCGCACTGCAGAATCAAAAGAAGCGTACCGCACCGAGCACATATCCGCTGGGATACCCTCATTAACCGATGCGCCAACTGGGCGAGACAAGTTGTGAATAAGTCGAAACTTCCCAGGCTCCTTCTTGGGAATCACTGCTAAGGGTGAGACAATCATAGAAGGAAAGGGGCGAACCCGAAACGGCCCAGCAATCCTTCCCAATGCGATTTCCCCGTCCAATTTTGCCTGCACCACCTCCCTTAAGTGTCGCACCGAAGACGCATTTTGCACCCGACATTCCCTCAATTCACCCCGAAAAGGAATAGGGAAACCCTCCGTAAACCCCTTTTCGAGGAGATCAGCAGCCCCGCGATCCCCGTAACGCTGTAACCAAGGGCGAAGAGCCGCCACCCGCACTTGCGTGGGCAACCTGCTCAGCACCCTACGATTTACTTGGTCCTGCCGAAGCTCCACCTCCTTTTTTGGGGCATTTGAGGGCGGAATGCGCTTGATTACAGATTGAACAGGCATGCCTGAATCTACAATCCGTGAAGGCGCAAGTAGCCTGGTTGAAACGCCAACACACTCCTGTGCCCCCCCCTGCAAAACCTCCAACTGTGGGCCGAAAGGACCGGCCACTACCCCCTCCCGCAGGGGATCGGACGGGACCCTGAACCACGGAACTGTTCCGGCACGCCATGTGGGTTAACCACAAGTTAACATCCTGCGTGCCCCAGGACATGAACCCGTTCTCTTCCATTTTGTCTCGGAAGGCCTCGTCGTAATTGAGCCACGACCAGCCTCCGAAACGTTGGTAGGCATCCAACACCGAGTCAGCGTAAGATAATAAAATCCCGTAATCCTGCGGCCGCGCCCTACCCCAAACACTTGCCAAGCGCAAGAAGGATCTAATCCAATTAACAATGTTCCTCGACACCGGCCCCGCTTTGGACAACCCACCCTCCTTCTTATCTTTCTTTTTACTCCTACGGCGCGACCTGCCCTCCATCAAGCGGAATATATCTACGCAAGCGCGCTTCCTAATCCTGTGACGCAACCTTTTTGGAACCCTCTCCCATAGCTCTGACAATGCCACTAACGCCGGAGCACCTCTCGTCTGAGACCCGGACGACCCCGCCTCACCGCCACCCGTCTCCCCCCCCACCTGGCATGCATGTGAGGACGTAGAAGAACTAGAAGTAGAAGACGAAGACGAAGAGGATGACGACGACGAGGATATACGCCCGCGCCTACCCCGCCTCTTACGTTTCGATTTAACCCTCTTACCCCCAGCAGCAGCCACAGGCGCCGTATTACCATGAAGCGGTGGGTCCCGCACTCCAGCCAGAGGATCCACGGCGCCGTCCGCAGCTACCGCCCGCTCAGCCGATGGCTCCCGAGCATCACCAGCAACAGCCACTCCCGACCCATGCTGTGCCATCACTCCAGGAGACTCGCCGGGCACCGCTCTCGCACACTCCAGTCTCTGCGAAGAATGACTGTCCACGCTAGCAATCGggacctgtaaagaaaaaccAGACAGAGGAGCAGCAACCGAAACTCCCCCACTCTCCCGGACCCCAAGACCCTCATGACTCCAGATTCCATCAGCCCACCCCTGACTCTGCCTAGGGTGCCTACCCACTCCCTGCACCGAACCCCAGGGCAAAGACGAGCCAGCTGGGGGGCCTCCCATCATCCACGGGGGAATCCCCCACCCAGACCCCCAGGGATTCAAACCCCAGGAAGGCCCTGCACCGAATGGACCCATGAGCCGGTCACTCGCAGCGCCCACCCCACCAGTCCCATTGCCTCCCACGACACTGGCCATCTCCCTCTCACTCCCAGCCGAAGTTCCCGGGGCAGAAGCAAAAGGGGTTTGCATGCCATACTGACTGCCTCCCGCATCACTAGCCACCTCCCGTTCTCTGCCTACCGAAGGCCCCAGGACAGACGTGTGAGGGATTTGAGGCGCATGCAGTCTGCCAGCCAAAACCGGCAGACTGGAAGGCCTCCTCGCCGATTTTCCCACACCGCGGCCACGTGGTCTCCCGGCTGctgacctccccctcccccgctcagGCATGGGCACAGTAGGCCCCGCACCAGGTCGCGCAGCCCTACCTCCTACCTCGCCCAGGCCCGCCCCCGTGACCACGAGGGCCGAAAGAGCAGCCGTTTTGGAACGGCGCGTcggtctccccctctccccaccacCGCCGACTCCCACCTGTTCCTCATCACTGAGGGAGTCGCCGGCGAGTAGGGAGATCTCTGCCGCGCCATCCGCACCAGCCATGCTCTCACCGCTAGAAGCCGGAAACCAGGaaaaagccgcctcggaggacccgGGAAGAGACcgggtcctccaaggtcccggctttatcGCCTCTCCCAGCGCTCCCCAACCAATCAGGAGGCAGCCCCGCAGCAGGAAATTTAAACCTGCCTATCCTATGCTGCCTCCTGTTCCCctacacctctccccccccccctcgcgcgGAGCGCTCGTCTCGATGGGAGGCAGCGCGGGCCCCCATCCCCGCGTtacagccgcccatcgagacgagctctcgggctctCCTTTAGTGCACACTATTTCTCAGTACTGTACATTCTTTCACATCATTTCCGTTTCTTTCATGTCATTTCAGGCAAAAAtatgaacacacacaaaaaaaattcatGTTGTTTCAAATGCATATACAGTACTCATTGTTGCTAGCCCATGTGGTACCTGAGAAAGACAGAATCTTTAGTCTAGACTGGGGCGATTAACCTCGTCTGAAGGCTATACATAAGAATGTATGAGAGGCAGATGTACACACACAAGTGTGTGCTAATCTATCCCATAAAAATTCAGCAACATCTTGAAACCCTGATCAGTGTGTCATCCTTGAGAACTGAAAGATCTCCCGTGTTTTCTAGACTGCTGGCAAAATCCTATCTTCAAATCCTCAAACAGGACAATGTCTGGCTTCTAGGATTTCCACCATGAACATTTGCGAGGTCATTTCCTGCATTTCACCCAAGAACATGATTTATTTGCAAAGTTTACCTATTCTGAATGAATACCATTTAAAAAAAGTGATGTATACCACTTGTGTGAGCAACTACAGACTAATCAACCCCAGGTGATTCAAAATTCAGCCCCAAATTACAAGTACTCATAAAAATCTACTAATAATGCAAAATAAAGCTTATGGAGTTGGTACACCAAACCTTCAATTATGGCTCCTACTGATATTaggctttaattttttttctgatctaaagtactggtaaataCAATTTTAGATCCAGGACAAAGAGATATAAAAGTATGAAATGATAAAAACTTGATGttgaattaattttattttcaaacaaaaatccAATCAACAAAATACCAACATCCAGAAAACAATAGAAGGAAAACCAAATACAAAGCAAGTAGATCCAACAATCCCAGCCCTAACCATCCCACTCCCAACTCCCTGATCCAGAAACAAAGAAAATCAAaatgcagtaggcttggactcttATAGCCCACTACCAAGGAATAACATTGAAACCcaacactcaaaaaaaaaaaatacagaagaaaagttTGCATCCTCCCACGCACCTCTGGCACCCCCGCGAGAACAATATAGAGAGCTCCGGCCCTGGAGAGTTTACAAGGAATTCAAAATGTCACTCTGAGCCCTTGGTGATAGGAGTCCCAAATCTGAAGAAACTGTCACTTTCGTCGCAAGCTGTGACACACATTCCTCtgttccagcagcagcagagcatgcaaacgattcctccaagcccgaAAGGAGGGTAAAGTGTCGCCGATCCAGACAGAATCACCTTCTTCCCCAAGGCGCCCACCCGCCACATAAACTGACGCTGACCCCTATCAGGCAAACAAAAAGCCTCATATTTATTCAGCAAAAGACCAGCGGCAGAAAGAGGAAGCGTACAACCCAAAACACCCTCCAAGTAAGACAAGACCTGCCTCCAAAAGCGTTTAATTTTCACACAGGACCAAAAAGCATGGATGAATGAatggggctgcaggaggcatttaGGACAAAGAGGTGAATCCGTTTAACCTGAGAAATATAACTGACTCTTTGTAAAATAGCCACAATGAAGTACCCAAAATTGACATTCATGCAGATCCGCATTAACGGAGACTCCAGGGATCCGTTTAATCAAAGAAAGGAAATACATAGCATCTCGCGCTATCCCCAGATCTTGACACCAACACGCTTGTAACGCTGCACGATCAGTCTGTCCCATAAGACGGCGAAAGTCCTTATAGAGGCCAGAAACCGTAAATCCAACCACCAAATAGGGATCTAGAAGTACCGCAAACCTGTCTTCAATAGGAAAAGCTAAAGCATCCCAAGGGAGAGACCAaatataatgatgaagttgccgaAAAGAAAGAAAATCCCCAAGGGAAAACACCAGACAAATGAAGATCACTCCAAGATATTAAAGAACCATCAGCCTGTAAAACATGGGTAAGCAGGGTAAGGTCCCAAGACGCTAATTTACGAAAACTAGCATTCCTAATTCCTGGGCGGAATTGTAGATTCCCTTGAATAGGTAAATATCTAGTGATCGAGGGATTACCGTTCCAAAATTTCAACACATAGGACCATATTATTTGCAAGGAGTTCAACAGCAAACCACCCTTAAATCGAGCAGGTAATTCAGATCGAGGTAGCTGCACTAAGGAAAGGATATGCCATGGGGCAAAAAATTCTTTCTCATAGGGTTTAGGTATAAAATCCTGGCAATCTGAAAGCCACTTCCCAAGATATTGCATCAAACAGGCAGCATTATACAACTGAAAATGCGGTATCCCCAACCTCCTACCCTCCCAAGCACCAAGCAGGTATCACAAAGCCACCCGCGGCctccttcaccccccctcccagcaAAAACGAGAAAGCATAGAATGTAGTTTGGTAATATCCTTTTTCAAAAGCCAAAAAGGGAGCAactgcaaagtataaagccatttaggaaaaaggaacattttaaataaatgaatccTGCCTTGTAAGGACAAAGGAAGAGGAGACCAGCGGGAAAACACTGCAGAATAACGCAACAAGGAGTCAATGTTAACGCAATATAACGCAGATGTATGAGCTGTCAATAGGATCCCTAAATAGAGAAAAGAAGTGGAGGCCCATTGAAGAGGAAAAGGCCCAGGCCAAGAGTCCCGCAATTGCCGGGAAGTGGCTATAGCAAGGGATTTGTCAAGATTAAGCTTAAAACCAGAATAATCCCCATATTCCATAAAGGTGGCCATCAGATTCGGGAGGGACACAGTAGGATCCGAGATATGGACTAAAAGGTCATCAGCAAAGGCTGAAATCTTAAATTCCCAAGAGCCTATTCGAATGCCCGGAATAGCCACGTTAAACAGAACATCATGAATCAAAGGATTCAAAGACAGAGCAAACAGTGGGGAAAGGGGACAACCCTGACGCGTGCCGCGACATATGGGGAACAAGGGAGAACAGAGTCCATTGGCCCAGACAAAAGCCTTGGGGGAACGATAGAACAACCGAACAGCATCTTGAAAAAATCCCTGAATACCATAACCATCTAAAACCGCAAACAAAAAGTTCCAAGAGacctgatcaaaggccttttcagcgtcAAAGCTGACCAGGAGAGAAGATTGTTGCATCCACTCCACATATTCCAAAGATGCCAAGATGGATCTAATATTTCTAACACTAGTACGTCCCTACACAAATCTCACCTGAGGATATGctatcaaatcaggaaggacGCAAGCCAAACGATTAGCCAAAACCTTGGCAAACAGTTTGGCCTCCACAGTCAGCAACGATATAGGGCAATACGACGAAGAGAGGTCAGCCTCCTTATGTGGCTTCAACAACACTACAATTTGAGCAGTAGTTAAGGAATATAGAAAGCTACCTCGCTGAATAGCTGCTGTAAAAGTATCCACCAAAACATGCGCCACAGTGGGTTGAAGAAGTTTATAGAATTCCATCCGGAAGCCATCCGGCCCGGGAGCCTTCAACAATGACCCTGTCTGTACGACGCCCGCCACCTCCTCTGCAGTAATCGGGGCATTGAGTTTAGCCATGGCCCGTTGCGATAAACACGGGAGAAGAAGGCCATCCAGTATACAGTACCCACCATTAAATCAGGTTGTTGTTCATAAAGTTTCTTATAGTATTCAAAGAATACTGCGTTAATCTCTGTGTCCGTCTGGGCCATGACCCCTCCAGCTGAGCGAAGTTGCAATATATGAGTATGCCCTGTAGAGCAACGCACCACCCTCGC is drawn from Geotrypetes seraphini chromosome 3, aGeoSer1.1, whole genome shotgun sequence and contains these coding sequences:
- the LOC117357060 gene encoding uncharacterized protein LOC117357060, producing MPERGRGRSAAGRPRGRGVGKSARRPSSLPVLAGRLHAPQIPHTSVLGPSVGREREVASDAGGSQYGMQTPFASAPGTSAGSEREMASVVGGNGTGGVGAASDRLMGPFGAGPSWGLNPWGSGWGIPPWMMGGPPAGSSLPWGSVQGVGRHPRQSQGWADGIWSHEGLGVRESGGVSVAAPLSGFSLQVPIASVDSHSSQRLECARAVPGESPGVMAQHGSGVAVAGDAREPSAERAVAADGAVDPLAGVRDPPLHAAVSRACSVWIVGHSFIHRAGERALIRPGGRHLGLEHRGVRVSWWGQRGMRWHQLLPLMARQRSNPRRPDLLLVHLGGNDVDVMTVKQLIDRIKDDLRCVLDWFPHLRLVWSDIIPRLRRLESRRWTRGLIKINRQVAKWVEGMGGLQIQHSWVDLTCEGLYARDRVHLSAVGCDLLLDDFATCCESHLVATDV